A section of the Methanosphaera sp. genome encodes:
- a CDS encoding DUF6508 domain-containing protein, whose protein sequence is MAEELEEIWTNYDRQTVTNYVETRLHHYLFTKIFKDEAEIMSKIIEINALELRAFKIEHFLSIAETQDLIGNFNKLEEMLEGKDVTTSPYCEILGVIKYMFENIKNDDSGSIKNKNFDADKLDEINADILENKKAISSILKSDLFADIQTPDIIDVNLLEVAAKNTDEIYNLARVYEVYDELFVFPTKLELYNAIVDVILKAMSNDKLFELYVLLNTLEALEKTKGKITFQKAGVRELAEYYFQVEENSMEHTTVMQIFFHDLPEELDAKFKPILKYPYICLRMKNSVKARNITRTSYLLLEIERITDNQIKYKCKATEDIRNILVVWDHRLFNDEKSHIKVLDYKTLQMGLNKSFGNIFKYPNIENVDAILEYIPYFEDPESQFMIVENGKRYYDDDADFFKDDLYQENIYRTFDNLKDWEETGWRYINNHELIKRLDLLTIMKLIYLIMQKEHARPGFMATLMDDGTILTILKRLEEIRNVNKSEITELYSPYKKLKCCPIHDPDFYAQQEQEMDDLLSRKADEVDK, encoded by the coding sequence ATGGCTGAAGAATTAGAAGAAATTTGGACTAATTATGACAGACAAACAGTTACAAATTATGTAGAAACAAGACTTCATCACTACTTATTTACTAAAATATTTAAAGATGAAGCAGAGATAATGTCTAAAATTATTGAAATTAATGCTCTTGAACTTAGAGCTTTTAAAATTGAACATTTCCTCTCAATTGCTGAAACTCAGGATCTTATAGGTAACTTTAATAAACTTGAAGAAATGCTTGAAGGTAAAGATGTAACAACATCACCTTATTGTGAAATTCTTGGTGTTATCAAGTACATGTTTGAAAACATTAAAAATGATGATTCTGGAAGTATTAAAAATAAAAACTTTGATGCAGATAAACTTGATGAAATCAATGCTGATATACTAGAAAATAAAAAAGCAATATCATCTATTCTTAAAAGTGACTTATTTGCAGATATTCAAACACCTGATATTATTGATGTTAACCTTCTTGAGGTTGCAGCAAAAAATACTGATGAAATTTACAATCTTGCACGTGTATATGAGGTATATGATGAATTATTCGTATTCCCTACTAAACTTGAACTTTACAATGCAATTGTTGATGTAATACTTAAAGCTATGAGTAATGATAAGTTATTTGAGTTATATGTACTTCTTAATACTCTTGAAGCTCTTGAAAAAACTAAAGGTAAAATTACATTCCAGAAAGCTGGTGTTCGTGAACTTGCAGAGTACTACTTCCAAGTTGAAGAAAACAGTATGGAACATACAACAGTTATGCAGATTTTCTTCCATGACTTACCTGAAGAGCTTGATGCTAAATTTAAACCTATACTTAAATATCCATACATCTGTCTACGTATGAAAAACTCTGTAAAAGCACGTAATATTACACGTACTAGTTATCTTCTTCTTGAAATTGAAAGAATTACAGATAACCAAATTAAGTATAAATGTAAAGCAACAGAGGATATCCGTAACATCTTAGTTGTATGGGATCACAGATTATTTAATGATGAAAAATCACACATTAAAGTACTTGATTATAAAACACTTCAAATGGGTCTTAACAAATCATTTGGTAACATATTTAAGTATCCTAATATTGAAAATGTGGATGCTATTCTTGAATATATTCCATACTTTGAAGATCCAGAAAGTCAGTTTATGATTGTTGAAAATGGTAAACGTTACTATGATGATGATGCTGACTTCTTTAAGGATGATCTTTATCAGGAAAATATTTACAGAACATTTGATAACTTAAAAGATTGGGAAGAGACTGGTTGGAGATATATTAACAATCACGAGTTAATTAAAAGACTTGATCTTTTAACTATTATGAAGCTTATCTATCTTATCATGCAAAAAGAACATGCAAGACCTGGATTTATGGCAACTCTTATGGATGATGGTACAATTCTAACTATTCTTAAAAGACTTGAAGAAATTAGAAATGTAAATAAAAGTGAAATTACTGAGCTTTACTCACCATATAAAAAACTTAAATGTTGTCCAATACATGATCCTGACTTCTATGCTCAACAAGAGCAAGAAATGGATGATCTTCTTTCAAGAAAAGCTGATGAAGTTGATAAATAA
- a CDS encoding tryptophan--tRNA ligase codes for MIDPWGSSIIDYDKLTQQFGIKAFGDVVGEIEDPSKLMKRGIIFGQRDYKKITDALKNGDDFATMTGMMPSGKMHIGHKMVVDQLKWYQQKGSDIFLSIADMEAYAARGISSVKSRELALEEYIINYIALGLDVEADNFHIYLQSQNDDVKDLAYTIGRKVTFSQMRSIYGFDNSTNVAHIYTPLLQVADILHPQLEKYGGPKSVIVPVGPDQDPHIRLTRDLASKFNDEYGFIEPSATFHRFMTGLTGDKMSSSDPKSAIYLTDSIKDATKKAKSAKTGGRESLKEQKELGGEPDKCSIYELLVYHLVDSDDELKDLKQRCLAGEVLCGECKNCAAELLADMLEDVHSKTDEARKIAEKLL; via the coding sequence ATGATAGATCCATGGGGTTCTTCAATAATTGACTATGATAAGCTTACACAACAATTTGGTATAAAAGCATTTGGTGATGTTGTTGGAGAAATAGAAGATCCAAGCAAACTAATGAAACGTGGAATTATATTTGGACAGCGTGATTATAAAAAAATTACAGATGCACTTAAAAATGGTGATGATTTTGCTACAATGACTGGTATGATGCCTAGTGGTAAGATGCATATTGGACATAAAATGGTTGTAGATCAACTTAAATGGTACCAACAGAAAGGTTCTGACATCTTCTTATCTATTGCTGATATGGAAGCATATGCAGCACGTGGTATTAGTTCTGTAAAGTCAAGAGAACTTGCACTTGAGGAGTATATTATAAATTATATTGCTCTTGGTCTTGATGTTGAAGCTGATAATTTCCATATTTATCTTCAATCTCAAAACGATGATGTTAAAGATCTTGCATATACTATTGGTCGTAAGGTAACATTTAGTCAGATGCGTAGTATTTATGGATTTGATAACAGTACAAATGTAGCACATATCTACACTCCTCTTCTTCAGGTTGCAGATATTCTACATCCTCAACTTGAAAAGTATGGTGGTCCTAAAAGTGTTATTGTACCTGTAGGTCCTGATCAAGATCCTCATATCCGGTTAACTCGTGATCTTGCATCTAAATTTAATGATGAATATGGATTTATTGAACCTTCAGCAACGTTCCATCGTTTCATGACAGGTCTTACTGGTGATAAGATGAGTAGTAGTGATCCAAAAAGTGCTATTTATCTTACAGATTCAATAAAAGATGCAACTAAAAAGGCTAAAAGTGCAAAAACTGGTGGTCGTGAAAGTCTTAAGGAACAAAAAGAGCTTGGTGGAGAACCTGATAAATGTTCTATTTATGAACTTCTTGTTTATCATCTTGTTGATAGTGATGATGAACTTAAGGATTTAAAACAGAGATGTCTTGCAGGTGAAGTTCTTTGTGGTGAATGTAAAAATTGTGCTGCAGAACTTCTTGCTGATATGCTTGAAGATGTTCATTCAAAAACAGATGAAGCACGAAAGATTGCAGAAAAACTATTATAA
- the endA gene encoding tRNA-intron lyase: MKSILYDDRVIVKDEHAHNLYNKRYYGNLTDSGLELSFIEALYLLKKDKIEVFTPENEVVDEESLTDIIRNNHTYAHYLVYSDLRFRGYIIKTGFKYGSDFRIYERGHKPGDGHSNYLVKILSEEQTIKVRDFSSYVRVAHGVRKNLLLAVVDDEYDITYYDIEWTRP, encoded by the coding sequence ATGAAATCAATTCTATATGATGATAGAGTTATTGTTAAAGATGAACATGCACATAACCTATATAATAAACGATACTATGGAAATCTAACAGATAGTGGTCTTGAATTATCTTTTATTGAAGCATTATATCTACTTAAAAAAGATAAGATTGAAGTTTTCACACCAGAAAATGAAGTGGTAGATGAAGAATCTCTAACTGATATTATACGAAACAATCATACCTATGCACACTACCTTGTATATTCAGATCTACGTTTTCGTGGATATATTATAAAGACAGGATTTAAGTATGGTAGTGATTTTAGGATTTATGAACGTGGACATAAACCTGGTGATGGACATTCAAACTATCTTGTAAAGATATTATCAGAAGAACAGACAATTAAGGTACGTGATTTTTCAAGTTATGTACGTGTTGCACATGGTGTGCGTAAAAATCTTCTTCTTGCTGTTGTTGATGATGAATATGACATAACATATTATGATATTGAATGGACAAGACCATAG
- a CDS encoding sugar phosphate isomerase/epimerase family protein, which yields MKISVSTLGLYPAKIENVLNFITDQKIEYLEVVKEYPYDNLTADDFSSYDVGLSIHAPMSDINIASHVDKIRDASVEAMCDAFKMANEIGAQRVVVHPGTMPIMGVKFPDKILEYNRQSLLKCQKSAEDYGVMMCVENMPLFERMLFTDIEVLADFIDEEIHSAITMDVGHAHNNGFSVDEMFKSDRIHHIHLSDNDGSYDMHDYLGSHNIDFERIFEILKEKKYDDICVIEVKSKLQVLKSIDYLKSIGIL from the coding sequence ATGAAAATAAGTGTTTCTACATTAGGTTTATATCCAGCAAAAATTGAAAATGTACTTAACTTCATTACAGACCAGAAAATAGAATATCTTGAAGTTGTCAAAGAATATCCATATGATAATCTTACAGCAGATGACTTTTCAAGTTATGATGTAGGTCTTTCAATTCATGCTCCAATGTCTGATATTAACATAGCATCACATGTTGATAAGATTCGTGATGCATCAGTTGAGGCAATGTGTGATGCATTTAAAATGGCAAATGAAATAGGAGCACAGCGTGTTGTTGTACATCCTGGTACAATGCCTATAATGGGTGTTAAATTCCCAGATAAAATACTTGAATACAACAGACAATCACTTCTTAAATGTCAAAAATCAGCAGAAGACTATGGTGTTATGATGTGTGTTGAAAATATGCCACTTTTTGAAAGAATGCTATTTACAGATATTGAAGTACTTGCAGATTTTATTGATGAGGAAATTCATTCAGCTATAACAATGGATGTTGGACATGCACATAATAATGGCTTTAGTGTTGATGAAATGTTTAAATCAGATAGAATTCACCATATTCATCTTAGTGATAATGATGGATCATATGATATGCATGATTATCTTGGAAGTCATAATATTGACTTTGAAAGAATCTTTGAAATACTTAAAGAAAAGAAATATGATGATATCTGTGTAATTGAAGTTAAATCAAAACTACAGGTTCTTAAAAGTATAGATTACCTTAAAAGTATTGGCATATTATAA
- a CDS encoding PINc/VapC family ATPase, translated as MIKVVPDTSIIIDQQVSRLIVDEFLEKDDEIQVLIPEAVPSEIENHANKKKEIGYLGIDELKNIRKLSEDGIIDLLYVGRRPTLEEISIANGGEIDAMIRDIARKYHATLLTSDRLQKDVAEAQGVETYYYQKPKEYTPIKKTELEGYFTENVSSVHLRENTTPIAKRGVPGSVELIEIDYVPLRYNDLDRIAKEIMEQTKIRHDCFVEIDKKGVSVIQFDDLRITIAKPPFADGFEITAIKPVNKLDLEDYDVSDKLLKRLSNDAKGILIAGSPGAGKSTFAQALAEYYYYDMEQIVKTMESPRDLNLDDNITQYAPLDGRMENTADILLLVRPDFTIFDEVRKTSDFEIYSDMRLAGVGMIGVVHATRAIDAVQRLLGRLELGIIPSVVDTTIYIENGQIASVYSIELTVKVPTGMLEADLSRPVIEIKDFEHDTLLYEIYTYGEQTIVMDINKANTQNATDEDVQKSPVEKIVERTVRKEVLKVAPKAILEVSLLSDRRALVEIDPDHAGVIIGKNGKTIAAIEEKAGISIEVEELEIKNIDSRIPINVNVSGNYLSLNFNKEDIGSSFDIIVEDEYLFTATVGKKANIRLKKDIEMAEIILKAMKKDEPVYARLRNEEAY; from the coding sequence ATGATAAAAGTTGTACCAGATACAAGTATAATTATAGATCAACAAGTAAGCAGGCTGATAGTTGATGAATTTCTAGAAAAAGATGATGAAATACAAGTACTAATACCTGAAGCTGTACCATCTGAAATTGAAAATCATGCAAATAAGAAAAAAGAAATAGGCTATCTTGGAATTGATGAGCTAAAAAATATCAGAAAACTCAGTGAAGATGGAATAATAGATCTTCTATATGTAGGACGCAGACCAACACTTGAGGAAATTTCAATAGCAAATGGTGGAGAAATAGATGCAATGATACGTGATATTGCACGAAAATATCATGCAACACTCCTTACAAGTGACAGACTACAAAAAGATGTAGCAGAAGCACAGGGTGTTGAAACATACTACTACCAAAAACCAAAGGAATATACACCAATTAAGAAAACTGAACTTGAAGGATACTTTACAGAAAATGTATCATCAGTACATCTCAGAGAAAACACAACACCTATTGCAAAAAGAGGAGTACCAGGAAGTGTAGAGTTAATTGAAATTGACTATGTACCACTAAGATACAATGATCTTGACCGTATTGCAAAGGAAATTATGGAACAAACAAAAATTAGACATGATTGTTTCGTTGAAATTGACAAAAAAGGTGTAAGTGTAATACAATTTGATGATCTTAGAATTACAATAGCAAAACCACCATTTGCAGATGGATTTGAAATAACAGCAATCAAGCCTGTAAATAAGCTTGACCTTGAAGATTATGATGTATCAGATAAACTACTAAAAAGACTATCAAACGATGCAAAAGGAATACTTATTGCAGGATCACCAGGTGCTGGAAAATCAACATTTGCACAGGCTCTTGCTGAGTACTACTACTATGACATGGAACAGATTGTAAAAACAATGGAATCACCAAGAGATCTTAACTTAGATGATAACATAACACAGTATGCTCCACTTGATGGACGTATGGAAAATACAGCAGACATACTTCTTCTTGTAAGACCTGATTTTACAATCTTTGATGAAGTACGTAAAACAAGTGACTTTGAAATATATTCTGATATGCGTCTTGCAGGGGTAGGAATGATTGGTGTTGTACATGCAACACGTGCAATTGATGCTGTTCAAAGACTTCTTGGAAGATTAGAACTTGGTATTATACCATCTGTTGTTGATACAACAATCTACATTGAAAATGGACAAATAGCAAGTGTATATTCAATAGAACTTACAGTAAAAGTACCAACAGGTATGCTTGAAGCAGATCTTTCACGCCCTGTAATTGAGATAAAAGACTTTGAACATGACACACTACTATATGAAATCTATACCTATGGTGAACAGACAATAGTTATGGATATTAACAAGGCAAATACTCAAAATGCAACAGATGAAGATGTACAGAAAAGTCCTGTTGAAAAGATTGTAGAACGTACAGTAAGAAAAGAAGTTCTTAAAGTTGCACCTAAAGCAATACTTGAAGTATCACTACTATCTGATAGACGTGCACTTGTTGAAATTGACCCTGATCATGCTGGTGTTATAATTGGTAAAAATGGTAAGACAATTGCAGCAATTGAGGAGAAAGCTGGTATTAGTATAGAAGTTGAAGAACTTGAAATTAAAAATATTGACTCAAGAATTCCAATTAATGTAAATGTATCAGGAAATTACTTGTCTTTAAACTTTAATAAAGAAGATATTGGTTCAAGCTTTGATATTATTGTTGAAGATGAATACCTATTTACAGCAACTGTTGGTAAAAAGGCAAATATCCGCCTTAAAAAGGATATTGAAATGGCAGAAATTATACTTAAAGCTATGAAAAAAGATGAACCTGTATATGCACGTCTTAGAAATGAGGAAGCATACTAA
- the hisI gene encoding phosphoribosyl-AMP cyclohydrolase, translating into MKPNFRHEINGKKLATAIAQDYKTNQILMVAFIDKEAFNKSIETKKAHYYSTSRNEVWFKGESSGHTQDIKEVLLDCDMDAIIFKVEQSKGGACHTGHYSCFYKKLSENGDEIIEDTSDIVFNPDEVY; encoded by the coding sequence ATAAAGCCTAACTTTAGACATGAAATTAATGGAAAAAAACTTGCAACAGCAATAGCACAGGACTATAAAACAAACCAAATACTAATGGTAGCATTTATTGATAAGGAAGCATTTAATAAATCAATAGAAACAAAAAAAGCACACTACTATAGTACATCAAGAAATGAAGTATGGTTCAAAGGTGAAAGTTCAGGACATACACAGGATATAAAAGAAGTTCTACTTGACTGTGACATGGATGCAATAATATTTAAAGTAGAACAAAGCAAAGGAGGAGCATGCCATACAGGACACTACTCATGCTTCTATAAAAAATTATCAGAAAATGGAGATGAAATCATAGAAGATACATCAGACATTGTATTTAATCCTGATGAAGTATACTAG
- the hisS gene encoding histidine--tRNA ligase, giving the protein MEFKKPRGTRDFLFDDMQKRKYVENTIRSVVENYGFKEVKTPIFEDLELFTTRSGEGIKDEIYHFKDKGERDLALRPEMTASVARLYNNNLQREAKPLKMYYFGSCFRYERPQAGRFRQFWQFGVEVIGGTPIYNEAEIIAMANEALCKLNIQNFEVAIGHLGIIKGVLNYYDIEAEKQTEIIASIDKEDFQLLDDILTSLNIDDEGKDIITSIIDVNGGRSDLIALKDKLAGIDDSLAAVDELNEILINIEAFGFEDYTVKLSIARGLDYYTGLVFEVYVPDLGAEKQITGGGTYNLMGLFDAQEVESTGFAFGFDRIMEAYNRQEIEIPQDSTTRTLIVPLKTDFRGDAIKLAQKLRQNDIITDVDLKGRKLKKNLSYANAHNINKVIILGAKEVEENTATIKDMASKEQVTVPQDEIVDTILN; this is encoded by the coding sequence ATGGAATTTAAAAAACCAAGAGGAACAAGAGACTTTCTTTTTGATGATATGCAGAAAAGAAAATATGTAGAAAATACAATTCGTAGTGTTGTTGAAAACTATGGATTTAAAGAAGTGAAAACACCTATATTTGAGGATTTAGAACTTTTCACAACAAGATCAGGTGAAGGTATAAAAGATGAAATTTATCACTTTAAAGATAAAGGTGAACGTGACCTTGCACTTAGACCTGAGATGACTGCATCTGTTGCAAGATTATATAACAACAACCTACAAAGAGAAGCAAAACCTCTTAAAATGTACTACTTTGGTAGCTGTTTTAGATATGAACGACCACAAGCTGGACGTTTCAGACAGTTTTGGCAGTTTGGTGTTGAAGTAATTGGTGGAACACCAATATATAATGAAGCTGAAATTATTGCTATGGCAAATGAGGCTTTATGTAAACTTAACATCCAGAACTTTGAAGTTGCAATAGGACACCTTGGAATTATTAAAGGAGTACTTAATTATTATGATATTGAAGCTGAAAAACAGACAGAAATTATAGCATCAATTGATAAAGAAGACTTCCAACTTCTTGATGATATTCTTACATCACTTAATATAGATGATGAGGGTAAAGATATTATAACAAGTATTATTGATGTTAATGGTGGACGTAGTGATCTAATTGCACTTAAAGATAAACTTGCAGGTATTGATGATAGTCTTGCAGCTGTAGATGAACTTAATGAAATTCTCATTAATATTGAAGCATTTGGATTTGAAGATTACACAGTTAAACTTTCAATAGCACGTGGACTTGACTACTACACAGGACTTGTATTTGAGGTATATGTACCAGATCTTGGAGCTGAAAAACAAATAACAGGTGGAGGAACATACAACCTCATGGGATTATTTGATGCACAAGAAGTTGAATCAACAGGATTTGCATTTGGATTTGATCGTATAATGGAAGCATACAACAGACAAGAAATTGAAATTCCACAAGATTCAACAACAAGAACATTAATAGTACCACTAAAAACAGACTTCAGAGGCGATGCAATAAAACTTGCACAAAAACTACGTCAAAACGATATAATTACAGACGTTGACCTTAAAGGACGTAAACTTAAAAAGAATCTATCCTATGCAAATGCACATAACATAAATAAGGTAATAATTCTTGGTGCAAAAGAAGTTGAAGAAAACACAGCAACAATAAAAGATATGGCATCAAAAGAGCAAGTAACAGTACCACAAGATGAAATTGTTGATACAATACTAAACTAG
- the aroE gene encoding shikimate dehydrogenase: MITAKTKLIGLIGHPVGHSFSPQIHNNAYKQMDMNYVYLAFDIDPDDIENIIDSAKVLNIQGFNVTIPHKTAVIPYLDEIDETAKKIGAVNTIQFRDGIAKGFNTDGMGAVMSLQNYTDVENKDVLIIGAGGAAKAIAFTLINYNIKSMKIANRSRENADVLINNLKDQTEFSNIEYVSLTDASDLIDDVDIIINTTPIGMYPNVDVEPPIKTDKISSKHTVMDIIYNPLKTNLLKQAQANGATVIDGTQMLINQAIESFKIFTDKTPKYEYMEKVLLRELQG, translated from the coding sequence ATGATAACAGCAAAAACAAAACTAATAGGTCTTATAGGACATCCTGTTGGACATTCATTTTCACCACAAATACATAATAATGCATACAAACAGATGGATATGAACTATGTATATCTTGCATTTGACATTGATCCTGATGATATAGAAAATATTATAGATTCTGCTAAAGTATTAAATATTCAAGGTTTTAATGTTACAATTCCACATAAAACAGCAGTAATACCATATCTTGACGAGATTGATGAAACAGCAAAAAAAATTGGAGCTGTAAATACAATACAATTTAGAGATGGTATAGCAAAAGGATTTAATACAGATGGTATGGGTGCTGTAATGTCACTTCAAAACTATACAGATGTTGAAAATAAAGATGTTTTAATTATTGGTGCAGGAGGAGCAGCAAAGGCAATTGCATTTACACTTATTAATTATAATATTAAATCTATGAAAATAGCAAATAGAAGCCGTGAAAATGCTGATGTTTTAATTAATAACTTAAAAGATCAAACAGAATTCAGTAATATTGAATATGTATCACTAACTGATGCAAGTGATTTAATTGATGATGTTGATATTATTATAAATACAACCCCTATTGGTATGTATCCTAATGTTGATGTAGAACCTCCAATTAAGACAGATAAAATTTCATCAAAACATACTGTTATGGATATAATATACAATCCACTTAAAACAAATCTTCTAAAACAAGCACAAGCAAATGGTGCAACAGTAATTGATGGAACACAGATGCTTATAAATCAGGCAATTGAATCATTTAAGATATTTACAGATAAAACTCCAAAGTATGAATATATGGAGAAAGTATTACTTAGAGAACTTCAAGGATAA